A stretch of Lathyrus oleraceus cultivar Zhongwan6 chromosome 6, CAAS_Psat_ZW6_1.0, whole genome shotgun sequence DNA encodes these proteins:
- the LOC127095459 gene encoding uncharacterized mitochondrial protein AtMg00810-like — protein MTYILLYVDDIILITSTQVLRQSIMSLLASGFAMKDLGPMSYFLGIAVSRHPDGIFFSQSTYASEIIERVGMTSCKPSATLIDTKQKLSTSSDTSYEDPSLHRSLAGALQYPTFTRPDISYDVQQVCLHMHAPRAKHMLALKRILHYVQGTLHFGLHLSPSLITKLISYTDADWGGCPYTRRSTSGYCFFLGDNLISWSFKRQSTLSRSSAEVEYKGVANVVSESCWIHNLLLELHFPITQVTLVYCDNVSAIYLSGNPVQHQRTKHIEMHIHFVRKNVARGQTYVLHVPSRHQIGDIFTKGLSRILFDDFWTSLSVRELPASIAGV, from the coding sequence ATGACCTACATTTTGCTGTATGTAGACGACATCATCCTTATCACCTCCACCCAGGTCCTCCGCCAATCAATTATGTCACTCTTAGCATCTGGGTTTGCAATGAAGGATTTGGGCCCTATGAGTTACTTTCTGGGTATTGCAGTATCTCGTCATCCTGATGGCATATTTTTCAGTCAAAGCACTTATGCTTCAGAGATCATTGAACGTGTTGGCATGACGTCTTGTAAACCATCAGCCACTCTTATTGACACCAAGCAGAAACTCAGCACCTCCTCCGACACTTCTTATGAGGATCCCTCCTTGCATCGGAGTCTTGCAGGGGCCCTACAGTATCCCACGTTCACTCGACCTGATATATCATATGATGTTCAACAAGTTTGTCTTCACATGCATGCCCCTCGTGCAAAACACATGCTTGCTCTTAAGCGCATTTTGCACTATGTTCAGGGCACCTTACATTTTGGACTACATTTATCCCCATCTCTCATTACAAAGCTTATCTCCTACACTGACGCTGATTGGGGTGGATGTCCTTACACAAGACGTTCTACATCTGGTTATTGTTTTTTTCTAGGTGACAACCTTATTTCCTGGTCTTTCAAAAGGCAGTCAACTCTATCCCGTTCCAGTGCTGAAGTCGAATATAAAGGGGTTGCCAATGTTGTCTCCGAATCGTGTTGGATTCACAATCTTCTCCTAGAACTCCATTTTCCTATTACTCAGGTCACTTTGGTGTATTGTGACAATGTAAGTGCCATCTATCTATCTGGTAATCCTGTGCAGCATCAGCgcactaagcatattgagatgcACATTCACTTTGTTCGGAAAAATGTAGCTCGTGGTCAGACTTACGTCCTTCATGTTCCCTCAAGACATCAGATCGGAGACATCTTCACTAAAGGACTTTCTCGCATTCTCTTTGATGATTTTTGGACCAGTCTAAGCGTCCGTGAACTTCCCGCTTCAATTGCGGGGGTGTAA
- the LOC127091277 gene encoding heavy metal-associated isoprenylated plant protein 34, whose translation MSNKQDMMKIQNCLLKVNIHCEGCEQKVKKLLQKIEGVYSVNIDAEQGKVLVSGHVDPAKLIKKLKSSGKYAELWGGQRSMVFNQNQNFQQQQQQQPQFKNVQMENNKGGKNSKPQNQKGQKGGGGGGGGGVQVAQFQNPKGGKDLKGANKSQKHVNFDLSEDEFDESDGDFDDYDDEDDFDDDDEDDDFGHGHGHGHGQANGNGFGHPMQNNKMMAMMGNGRGPQLGPGGMMNGPGGMNNHKGNGFGGGGGGGVGNYASAKKGDVLDLPMQMKGKGGNYGEVKNGKKGGGGGEDGGKKNKGGGKQKGESDWEDDKNSSKKKKNGKTKNSGGGFLVKFLGLGKKSKKGSASEATNKNKNNGGGGGNKGKEGKKGGSKLDKLDFDFQDFDISTPHGKNGKSGNGNGKGNPAKVNNNGHGNNNGNVGQMGPMGGMNQMGARMAPMGQMGPMDHMRPAVQGLPAGAAAAMNGGYYPGMQQMQMQPNPYHQQQQQQQQQQQQQYMAAMMMQQQQQQANMNSMYPPHMMYGGGRPHPSMNYMPPPPMPSHPMADPITHVFSDENTESCSIM comes from the exons ATGAGTAACAAACAAGACATGATGAAAATTCAG AATTGTCTTCTCAAGGTTAATATCCACTGTGAAGGTTGTGAGCAGAAAGTAAAGAAACTTCTTCAGAAAATTGAAG GGGTGTATTCTGTGAATATAGATGCAGAACAAGGGAAAGTTTTGGTGTCAGGTCATGTAGATCCGGCAAAGCTCATAAAGAAGCTGAAAAGTTCAGGGAAATATGCTGAACTATGGGGTGGCCAGAGAAGCATGGTGTTTAATCAAAATCAAAACTttcagcaacagcaacaacagcaaccTCAGTTTAAGAACGTGCAAATGGAAAACAACAAAGGAGGTAAGAATAGTAAGCCTCAGAATCAAAAGGGTCAGAaaggtggtggtggtggtggtggtggtggtgttCAAGTTGCGCAGTTTCAGAATCCTAAAGGGGGAAAAGATCTGAAAGGGGCGAACAAATCTCAGAAACATGTCAATTTTGACTTGTCTGAGGATGAGTTTGATGAGAGTGATGGTGATTTTGATGACtatgatgatgaagatgattttgatgatgatgatgaagatgatgatttTGGCCATGGACATGGTCATGGTCATGGTCAAGCTAATGGCAATGGATTTGGGCATCCTATGCAAAATAACAAGATGATGGCTATGATGGGTAATGGCCGTGGGCCACAGCTAGGGCCTGGTGGTATGATGAATGGGCCTGGTGGTATGAACAACCATAAAGGTAATGGTTTTGGTGGTGGGGGTGGAGGTGGAGTTGGTAATTATGCATCTGCCAAAAAAGGTGATGTTTTAGATCTACCTATGCAGATGAAGGGTAAAGGTGGAAATTACGGCGAGGTGAAAAATGGGAAAAAAGGTGGTGGCGGTGGTGAAGATGGTGGTAAAAAGAACAAAGGAGGCGGAAAGCAAAAAGGGGAAAGTGATTGGGAAGATGATAAAAATAGTAgcaagaagaagaagaatggtAAAACCAAAAATAGTGGTGGTGGTTTTCTAGTAAAGTTTCTAGGCCTTGGAAAAAAAAGCAAGAAGGGAAGTGCAAGTGAAGCAACAAACAAGAACAAAAACAATGGAGGAGGAGGTGGAAACAAAGGGAAAGAAGGCAAGAAAGGTGGATCAAAATTGGataaacttgattttgatttcCAAGATTTTGATATCAGTACTCCTCATGGTAAAAATGGTAAATCTGGAAATGGAAATGGGAAAGGTAATCCTGCCAAGGTTAATAATAATGGTCATGGTAACAATAATGGGAATGTGGGCCAAATGGGTCCAATGGGTGGAATGAATCAGATGGGTGCGCGGATGGCTCCGATGGGCCAAATGGGTCCAATGGACCACATGAGGCCGGCGGTGCAAGGGCTACCGGCTGGGGCGGCGGCCGCGATGAACGGTGGTTATTATCCAGGAATGCAGCAGATGCAGATGCAACCGAATCCTTATCACCAGcagcagcaacagcagcaacaacagcagcaacagcaatACATGGCGGCTATGATGATgcagcaacaacagcagcaagCGAATATGAACAGCATGTATCCACCGCACATGATGTATGGAGGAGGAAGGCCACATCCATCAATGAACTACATGCCACCACCACCAATGCCATCACACCCTATGGCAGATCCTATAACTCATGTTTTCAGTGATGAGAACACTGAGAGTTGCAGCATCATGTAA